AGCGTCTGCAGTTCGCCGTTGTTTAGGCCGACGGCTTTGCCGAGTTCCACCGCGTAGAAGGCGACCCGGTCGGAGTGGCCGCGCGTGTAGACGTCTTTGGCATCGACTGCCCGGCGCAAGGCCTGGACGGTATCAATGTAATTCCGCTTGAGCTGGATATAAGTGCGGTTGAGTTGCTCGTTTTTGACATTCACCAGGGAGTGCAGGAAGGCATTGCTGATGGAGGAGGCGGCCTGGTTCGAGAATATTTCCAGCAACCGCAGGCCGTCTTCGCGGTCGGTGCTTTCCACAAACAGCACACCCAGCGAGTGCTTGTACTCGTTAACCAGGGGGATGATCACCCCGTCCTGGAAAAAAACCTTTATCTTGGTGGCGCGGGCGGTACCGATCTGAGTGATAAACTCGGGCGAAAGCATGTTCCAGAACGTGCTGAGGTCGGTCTTGTATTTGCCGATGCCGCGGAAAAGGCTCCTTTGCTCGGTGAGTTCCTCGGTGGTGTCGTCCACCATGATGAAGGCGTTGGTGCTGTTGACGATGGTCATGATTTGAATAAGGATTTCCTCGAGAATGCTGTCGATGGGCTGGAGCTGGTAAACTTTTCGAACGGACTGCAGTATTTTGTTGAGCCCGTCGCGGAACTTGGCGATGGTGCGCATCTGGGCGATGGACTTTATCCCCGATTCGATCAGGAGGATGAGCTGGTCAAAATTGTCGCTCTTTTCACAGTAGCCCTGGATGTCCAGCTTTTTAATCGTCTCCAGCGGCGGCGCCAGGTCCTTGTGGCCGGTGAGCAGCAGGATGTAAATCTCTTTATTGAACCGGCGTATTTGTTCCACCACTTTGTCGCCGTGAATGGGGTGCATAAGAAAGTCGAGGACCAGCAGGTCAAAGTGCTCGCCGTGCACCATTTCGACAGCCTCAAGCGGGTTGGTGCTACCCTTGTACATGTAGCCGTTGCGCCTCAAGACAGTTCCGATTGAATCGATGATGCCCATTTCATCATCGACCAGCAGTATTTTGTAGTCCTGAATAACCGGTACCAGCTGTTTTCTCATTCCCATTTCCTCCTGTCAAGCCTTTCTGAAGCGTCGGGACTGAAATATGAAAAGCGGTTCCCTGGCCTGTGGCGGACTCAAACCACATGTCGCCGCCGAACTTTCCCTTGATGGTGAGGTAGGACAAATAGAGGCCCAGGCCTGTACCTTTCCGGCCCTTGGTGGTTACCATTTCCTTGAACAGTTTGTCCCGGATGCTTTCCGGTATCCCGGGGCCGTAATCCCGGACTGAAATGCGGGTATTCCTGGGATTGATGCTGCAAGGTTCCACGGTGAGGTCTATCCTTCCTTCCATGTCTTCATAGGCTTCAATGGCATTGACAATGATGTTGCCCAGGATTTGGATCATGTTGTTCATGGTGCCGGGAAGCTCAGTTTCCGGGGAGGTGTGGTTGCTGATGTTCAGCGTGCAGTGGCCTTTTTTCAGCTCGTGCCTCATCAACAGTTCAACCCGTTTTAAGAGCTCCGCAATCGTGAACTTGCTCATGGATGATTCGTTCAAGCGCACGGCCTGGTCCTTGACGGTCGAGATGATGTCGGACATGTATGAACAAAACGGCTTGATCTTGTTTACCCAGGAGAGCATTTCGGCGGCGATTTCGCGGTGGTCGTCTTCCGTTACGTTGTTGTCGTCGATTGAAATCTGGTACTCATAGGCCAAGTCCCGCAGCGACTCCAGCCCTCCCGCGATGGACATGATCGGCGTGCGCAGGTTGTGGGCTATCCCGCCTATGAGCTGGCCGAGCGAGGCGAGGTGCTGCTGCTCCATCATCATGGTTTGGTTTTTCTTGATGGTTTCTATGGCCCTGTGGATTTGGGTGGTGTCTTTGAAGAGCACCAGCAGGCCCCACAGGGCGTTTGTTTTGTTTTCCGAGGCCAGGATGGGCGTGACGTCCACCTGGAAATAGCGCTCTTCGTTGTCAAGGCGGAGCCACTGGTCGAAGGACAGGGTCCGGCCTGACGATTTGACCATGTCGACATAGTCCGCCAGCATCTCGGCGAATGCCGTATAGGACGGCCGGTTTTTAAAAATTTCGATGATGTCAGACATCAGTTTGGGCTCGAACGATTTGAAGGTATTGATAAACGCCTTGTTGTGATAGGTGATCCTGTTTTTTTCATCGATGACCGCAAAGCCGTCGGTCATCCTGTCCAAGATCGTTTGCATGGCGATCGGGGTGAGGTTGAGGAACTGGTACTTGGCCATGGAGAACCAGAAGGCGGCCACCGTGAATGCAAATCCAATCGAGGTGAAGTAGACCGGGAGGTTGTATATTTTCAGGGTAATGACCACATTGATAACGATCGGGCACAGCGCGGCGGTTAAGGTCAACAGGGACTGCCTGGAAAACAGGCCCGTGTTTTTGACGGCAAAAGACAGCAGGTGATAAATGGCCAGGCTCAAGAAGATATATGAGACGAAGGTGTGGAAATAGAACATGGGTCCAAAAACAACCTGGGAATTCATCAGCGAGAAGTTTTTAAAAAAGAGCCGGCCGTTGAATTCATTCGTTAGAAGCGTAAGATAGGAAATGGTGGGAGGCAAAAAAATCAACCTGTGCTTGCCTGATAAATCGAGCCGATCCCCCTTTGATAAAATGGCGAAAAAATAAAGAAACAACGGAGTATAACAGTTGCCCAGGTACCAAATGTTAACGTAGGCCATCAGCACTTGGCCGGTGGACAAATAGGTCCACCAAGCCAGGATGTTGCCGGTTGTCCAGGCCATTATCGACGCCAGCAGGGTCAGGAAAACATGATGGAGCTGGTTTTTCTTTTTCACCCTTAGCGTGAAAAGAAAAAGCACGACCACCATCAGGGCTGCGATATGGAGCAGCGCGAACGAAAAATTCATGTTCACCTTCCCCCTGTCTGATGATTAGGATAATAAACGGTCCAGGGCTTTGGCAAGCTCCTCGACGTGCGGCGGTTCAAATATCGAGAAATGGCCGCCCTCTACGGGAACGCGGTCGATTGGGTTGAGGCAGTATCGCTGCCACCCTGCCAGGTTGCCGTCCTTGTCGGCGATAACATCGTTGGCGCTCGCTTCAATAAAACAGACCCTTGCCTCCAGGGGGCCGGGCGGGCGGTAGAATGCGCGGGCGTTGTGCAGCGTCCGAATAGTGTTAACATACTTGATAAGCGTTACTGTATCCGCGCCGCAAAAGTTGGGGATGGCGGCGGCAGCCTCGTCGGGTATGCCGGTACGGATGGTTTGTTCGGATAGTTTGCCGGACTGTATGTAATGCCGGACGATATTCCAGAGTTCTTGCAAGTCAGTTGCCGAAGCGGGCAAATCCCGGTCCGTAAAGGATAAAAAGGAGGAGAGGAAGGCCCGCTCGGATTCGGGGCTAAAGGGGGTTACCCCTGTCCAGGTGTGGGGGGAGATGGAATTAATGAGCGCCAGCAGCCGCACTTTTTCTCCGCTCGCTTCCAACTGCCGGGCCATCTCGAAAGCAATGGTGCCGCCGATACACCAGCCGGCCAGGGCATATGGGCTGTTGGGTTGGATGATTCGCACCTGTTCCAGGTAATGGGAGGCCAGCTCGGTTATGGATAAATTAGCGGGGGCTAAACTCTTCATCAGGAAGCGCAGCCCGTAATAATTCAACCTGTCGGTAAAGTGCCGGCATAATTTATAATAGTTATTTACCTCGCCGTTGCCTGCGTGTACCATGAAGAGGTTGCTTTCAGCCCCGCCCCGGCGAAGCGGGATGATATTTTGGCTCGCGAAATCTTTATTAAGCACCGCCAATTCGCTGATCCGGGCAGCCTGTTTTTGGAGGGTAGGAAGTTCGTAGATGTCGCTGATGGACATCTCCACACCGAATTCGGCATGAACGGCGGTAACCAGGCTCACTACGTCCAGAGAGTCACCTCCCAGGTCGAAGAAATCCTCGCCGGAACCAACGTTTTTTACGCCCAGCCCCCTTTCCCAAATAGCG
This sequence is a window from Peptococcaceae bacterium. Protein-coding genes within it:
- a CDS encoding DUF3369 domain-containing protein, whose protein sequence is MRKQLVPVIQDYKILLVDDEMGIIDSIGTVLRRNGYMYKGSTNPLEAVEMVHGEHFDLLVLDFLMHPIHGDKVVEQIRRFNKEIYILLLTGHKDLAPPLETIKKLDIQGYCEKSDNFDQLILLIESGIKSIAQMRTIAKFRDGLNKILQSVRKVYQLQPIDSILEEILIQIMTIVNSTNAFIMVDDTTEELTEQRSLFRGIGKYKTDLSTFWNMLSPEFITQIGTARATKIKVFFQDGVIIPLVNEYKHSLGVLFVESTDREDGLRLLEIFSNQAASSISNAFLHSLVNVKNEQLNRTYIQLKRNYIDTVQALRRAVDAKDVYTRGHSDRVAFYAVELGKAVGLNNGELQTLKLSGLFHDIGKIGTSNDLLLKSERLHPDEYEEIKKHSLTGAHILSVISFFKDVVPVVRHHHERMDGSGYPDGLQGNRIPYLARIVAVADAYDAMMSDRMYRSRLDQRDIRLELLRGAGSQFDPELVKAFIEIINRLPQPDRINVNDIDFDE
- a CDS encoding ATP-binding protein, whose protein sequence is MNFSFALLHIAALMVVVLFLFTLRVKKKNQLHHVFLTLLASIMAWTTGNILAWWTYLSTGQVLMAYVNIWYLGNCYTPLFLYFFAILSKGDRLDLSGKHRLIFLPPTISYLTLLTNEFNGRLFFKNFSLMNSQVVFGPMFYFHTFVSYIFLSLAIYHLLSFAVKNTGLFSRQSLLTLTAALCPIVINVVITLKIYNLPVYFTSIGFAFTVAAFWFSMAKYQFLNLTPIAMQTILDRMTDGFAVIDEKNRITYHNKAFINTFKSFEPKLMSDIIEIFKNRPSYTAFAEMLADYVDMVKSSGRTLSFDQWLRLDNEERYFQVDVTPILASENKTNALWGLLVLFKDTTQIHRAIETIKKNQTMMMEQQHLASLGQLIGGIAHNLRTPIMSIAGGLESLRDLAYEYQISIDDNNVTEDDHREIAAEMLSWVNKIKPFCSYMSDIISTVKDQAVRLNESSMSKFTIAELLKRVELLMRHELKKGHCTLNISNHTSPETELPGTMNNMIQILGNIIVNAIEAYEDMEGRIDLTVEPCSINPRNTRISVRDYGPGIPESIRDKLFKEMVTTKGRKGTGLGLYLSYLTIKGKFGGDMWFESATGQGTAFHISVPTLQKGLTGGNGNEKTAGTGYSGLQNTAGR